CGCCGTGCGTGAGCACCGACGCAGCATCGATCTGGTCCGCTACCGCTTCTTCGGCAGGGACCTTATTGGCCTTGAGACCGTGGCCACGGTCGCAGGACGGCCGACGCAAGGCAGGCGAGTGCAGCACAAGGGACTGGCCGGCATGGGACCGGAGCGTCTTGTGGAGCTGGCGGCAGCGGCGGATGAAGTGCTCCTTGGCCTTGGCGACGGCATCACCAAGGTGCAGCGCAAGCACTACAGCGCCTACCGGCGGCTGCAGAATTTCGCGAGCATCTGCCCGCCCCAGCGGACCAAGGTCCACGTGTACCTGTCGCTTGACCCGGCCGATATCGACCTTGTCCCGGACTTCACTAGGAACGTGACCGGCTTGGGGCACCATGGCACGGGCGATCTGGAGGTACGGCTGCGCACAGAAAGGGACCTTGAGCGTGCTCAAGACCTCTTTCGCTCCAGCTACACCGCGGCGTGATAGTTCAAGGTCACGTGCGAGCGAATCTGCAGTCGTAAGGGCGTCATTCGGGGGCGTAGTCGTGAGTGTCCCTCTCGATGGGCGGGCAGATGGCGGCGGTGGAGATATCCATCTTCCGGAGATTCCCCGGTTAGGCTAACCGGGGAATCTCGGCTACATTTCGCCGCGCATGCCGCTCCGGCACCGTCCATCGCGTACATCCAGGTCAGCCATTTTCCGCGGGGGCACCGTCCTGAGGCCGGCCGCGGGCTGCGGGTTGCGACCCGGCTTCAGCGGGAGTAAGCGTGGGGCACGGGCGTGCGATCGAGGGCAGGATCAACCACCTGGTCGGCTGCAGGTGTCGGCCTCCGCCAGTACCTGTGCGGATGAGGCGAGGTCTCGCCGACGGGGGATACGGCGAGACCTCGCAAACGACGCTACGTCGTAGGCATCCTTCCGGTCCAGCTCTCCGAAGGGACGCTGCTCTCTGCTCGCAGAGCGGCGGGCAACCGGGTGGGGGCCAGGCCGCCCCGTCGGTCGACAGGCGACATCTGAGGCCGCCAGCGCGACCACCTCGTCCATGGTGTGGCCGAATCTGCACCTGACCAGCAGAAACCTGGTGATCACGCTAGAAGGGCAAAGACCTCCAGGACGCCCACTTTGCCTCTTGCTGTCAGTCCTGCCCTCTAAGATTCATTCAGCGGGGGCAGCCCGACGTTCTTGCGAACGGCGGCAGGATCGCGGTACGCGCAAGTACGCGCAAATGGACACAGGCGGGGAGTCGCATGCTGGAAGGTCGGTGGACGACGGTCACCGAGTCCGAGCACGAGCACGAGCGCCGCGGCCTGGAAGCGATCCGCAGGCGTCTGCCGGACGAAGAGCCGTGGCGAGCCTGGTCGAATTTCACGTTCACCGCGAACAGCGGCCATGTCCGGGAGATCGATCTTCTGGTGACCTCACCGGCCGGGGTGTTCCTCCTCGAGCTGAAGGACTGGCACGGCTCGGTACAGGGCGGCGGTAACGACTGGGTGCAGACCACGCCCGGCGGGACCCAGCGGCGACACGGCAACCCCCTGCACCTGGCGAACCGGAAGGCCAAGGAGCTGTCCGGCCTGATCAACGACATCTCCGGCCAGCCCGGAGGCCGGCCGAAGATCTGGGTGGGCGAGGCGGTCTGCTTCACCGATGACAAGCTCCGGGTGAACCTTCCGGCCGCCGATCTGAACGGCGTTTTCACGGTCAAGCAGCTCGTCGACATGTTGGCCGAGCCGCCGGCAGACGCCCGGCGCCGGATAACGGCCGAGACGTCTCGCCGCGTCGACGTGGCCCTGAAGAAGCTCGGCATCGCACCGATCCGCCGCCAGCATGAGGTGGGCTCCTATCTCCTGGATGCGAAGGCGTTCGACTCCGGCCCTACCTGGGCCGACTACCTGGGCCGTCACTCCCAGCTGCACGATCTGGCACGAGTGCGGGTCTTCCTCAGCGAGCGCGGTGCTTCAGACGCCGAGCGGCGTTCCGTAGAGCAGGCCGCTGGTCGCGAGGCACTCGTGCTCAGCCGGTTCCGGCACCCAGGTGCGGTACAGCTGAAGAGTTATCTGCCGTCGGGGCATCCGGCCGGCCCGACGATCCTGTTCGATTACCACCCGGAGACTCTGCGCCTGGACGACTTTCTGGTGCAGCACGGGAAGCATCTGGACCTGCGGGGCCGCCTCGCGCTCGTACGACAACTTGCGGAGACGGTGCGCTCCGCGCACTCACGCCGTGTCCATCACCGCACGCTGTCGGCGCACGCGGTGCACATCATTCCGCGTGATCGCGGCCCGCGCGGGCGGGAGCTCAGCGAGGAGCAGCGCTGGCTGGGCCCTTGGCCGCAGATCGCGGACTGGCAGATCGCTACAGGCCAGAGCGCCAGCCGTGGCCGACCTCTGACCCTGGCTCCTACAAATGTGTCCGGGTTCCACGTCTCGGAGCAGGCTGATCCGTATCTGGCGCCGGAGCTGAGGATCCCGAAGGCCGACCCGGTGCGCCTCGATGTGTACGGGCTCGGTGTCCTCACGTATCTGCTGGTCACCGGGCAGGCACCAGGCGCAAGCCAGAGCGAGGTCATGGCCCGCCTGGAAGCCGGTGAGAGCCTGCGCCCGAGTGCCTTGGTCGACGGGCTCAACCCGGACATCGACGACCTGGTGGAGGCATCCACCGCGTACGAACCGGGTCGGCGCCTGTCCACGGTCGACGACTTCCTGGAGATGCTGGAGTACGTCGAGCAGGCATTCACCGAGAAGGATTCCGTCGGCTCGGCCACAGCCGCAGGCACCGGCGGGGACGGCGGGTCGGGGTCGGAAGCGGACGAGGATCGGGGCGAGCCGGAGAAGGACCCGCTGGAGGCCGTGGCCGGGGATGTACTGGCCGGGCGCTGGGAGGTTGTTCGCCGGCTCGGCACGGGCTCGACCTCTCGGGCGTTCCTGGTGAGGGATCTCGCGGGTGAGCCGCGGCGTAGCGGCACCCTGCCGGTGGCTGTGCTGAAGGTCGCGCTGAGCGAGGCCAAGCACGCGGTCCTCGACCGGGAGGCCCAGATTTTGGGCCGCATCCACCGGGATTCCAGCATCATCGCGCTGTATGAGCGGGAGCCGATGACTCTCGCGGGTCGTCGGGTGCTCGCTCTCGAATACGTCGGCGACAGCCGAGAGCTGAAGGAGCAGGACCGTGGTGACGGGAAGGGCCCGAGGCGGCGTGAGGACACCGTCGCCCGTCAGCTGCGGGACAACGGCCGCCTGGGCATGGATCAGCTGGAGGCGTACGGGAAGTACCTGTTCGGCGCGGTGGAGCACTTGGAGGCGGAGGGAATCTGGCATCGGGACCTGAAGCCGGACAACATCGCGATCCGGATCCGTCCCAACGGCACCCGACAGTTGGTGCTGATCGACTTCTCGCTTGCCGGATACCCGGCGAAGGAGATCGATGCGGGCACCGAGGGCTATCTCGACCCGTTCGTGGGAGTCATCACGCGCGGCTCGTACGACGGTCATGCCGAGCGGTACGCGCTCGCTGCGACATTGCACGAGATGGCGTCGAACGAGCTGCCCCGATGGGGTGACGGTGCTGTCACAGCCCGGCAGACCGATCCGAAGGAGTGGCCGTACCCGCAGCTCGCCGCCGACGCTTTCGAGCCGGCGGTCCGCGACGGCCTGGTCGCCTTCTTCCGCAAGGCTTTGGCGCGGGACGTGAAGGACCGATTCTCGGACCTGAAGCCGATGGAGCGTGCCTGGCAGGCACTCTTCCTGGATGCGCAGCGGACAACTGCTCCGAGCTCCGGGCACGGTACGGCGGAAAGCGTAGGGACCAAGCAGGAAGACGGGCCCCAGATCGGCCGCGAGGACGACGATGCCTCCGTCGAGCAGGTTCGTGACCAGCAGGCGGCGAGGGCTGACCGTACGACGCCTCTGTCTGTGGCAGGTCTGACGCTTTCCGCGCAGTCCCAGCTGTTCGCCATGGGGCTGAACTCCGTTGGGGACGTACTGGATTACTCGGCGAGGAAGTTCCTCACTGCGCCGGGCATGGGCTCGCGCACCCGGGAGGAGATCCAGCGCCGGCAGAAGGAGTGGAACCTCCGCCTCGGCAAAGCGGCCCCCGCACCACTCAGCGCGGAGGCCCGCAAGGCAGCCGGCCAGGAAATCACGGAGCTGGAGCAGGCGGTAGCCGAGTCGGTCGCTGCCGGCGGCGGGAATGTCACTGACCCGCAGCTGCTGGGCGCACTGAGCCTGGACGCGCTGGCCGCTCGCCTGGTCCCGAAGCCATCCAGCGGCAATGCCCGATCCAACGCCAAGGAGCGCGAAGCGGTCCGGCTGCTACTGCGGCTGCCCAACGAGACCGGCAAGCTGCCCGAGGGCCTGGCATGGGTTCGGCAGCGGGACGTCGCTGACGCGGTGGGCCTGACCGCGGGCCGTATCCCGCAGATCGTGAAGAAGGCGCGCGAGCGATGGTACGAGGACGCCGCCCTTGGACTGCTGCGCGAGGAGGTAGTGGAGCTTCTTGCCGAGCGCGGACGGGTGGCCCCGGTGATCGAGCTCGCCGACGCGCTGATCGCCCGGCGCGGCACCCAGCACGTGGAGCGTCGCGACCGGCGCGCGCTCGCACTGTCGCTCCTCCGCGCGGTGGTCGAGCGAGAGAGCTACAACAACGAGTCCCCTCCGCTCTTCCGCTACTTCCATGCCCGGATGCCCAAGGGCGCCGATCCGGTGCTCGGCCTGCTCGCCATCGATGTCCGGGAGGGCGTGGACGGCCCGGATACCCCGACGCTGCCCGCTCTGCAGGAATACGCGCTCAACCTGGGCGCGCGAGCCGACCGACTCGCGGACCTGGAATCCCTGCCGACTGCCGGCACCGTCCTTACCGAGCTGGACGCAGTGCGACGGCCGCCGGGAAACCTGGGCTGGGACGAGCGGCGCACCGCCGAGATCGCGGCGGCAGCTTCCAACCGAGCCGCTCTCACCCCCCGACTGGAGATCTACCCGCGCGACCTGGACCTGGTTCGCGCGCTGAGGATCACCCAGGCCGGTGTGGTGGCCGTCCAGCCGGGCGTCGAGGAGGAGCGACTGCCGGGTCTCACGGTTGACGCCCTGCACAAGCGAGTTACGACCCGCTTCCCCGACCTGGGCACAGACCCGCTGGTGCCACGCGAATTGCCCACCGGCAGCGCACTGGTCCGTTACCTGAAGCAGGCCGGCTTCGAGCTGAAGCTGGCCACGCGTTACGACAAGGTGCTCCGCCTCATCCCGGACCGGCCGGCCGGGGACGCCACCGCCGGCCTGACCTCGGCGAGCTGGGGAGCCTCGGCGGCCCGTCGATCCGCCCCCACCCAGTACGACGCGGACGCGGCCGTCGCCGCCGCAGTCAAGGCCGAACAGCGGCTCAGCCACTCGGCGCGACAGGACGGCTTCCGGGTCCTGACGGTGCCCCACCGGGGTGCTGAGGACGCGGTGGGGCACCTGGCGGACGAGCCGTACGGTGTGCGGTCGGTGTCATTGACCGGGCTCTTCGTGAAGGAACTGCGCGGTGTGATCGGCGAGGCGGCCAGACCGACCTGGGAGACCGTCCTCAAGGCGGACGCCGCCGAACCCGGAAGCCGGGCTCACCAGCAGCTGCGCATCCGCACAGACAAGGCTTGGGGGCGCATCGAGCCGCAGCTGCGAGAGCGACTGCGGCAGGCGCAGGGACCGCTGCTCCTTACCGACACTGCGGTGCTCGCCCGGTACGACGCGCTGGACCTGCTCGTAAGACTCGCGGAGGAAGCGCGGCAAGGTGGCAGCCCGCTGTGGCTGCTCGTCGCCCAGTCCGACCCAGCGAAAGCACCACGGCTGGCCGGGCAGAGCGTGCCGTACCAGGCAGGGTTCGACGAGTGGATCGTCGTGCCCGATGCCTGGGTCGCGCGCAAACACCTCGCACCGGACGCCTGACCCTCTTCCACTCCTGAACCGGCCTTCTTCCGCCCACTCCGTTTTCTCTACAGGAGCCGTTCCGTGATCGACCGCAAGAGCCTCCTCGCCGACCTGCAGAAGCAGGTCAAGGCGGCCGAGACCGACCTTGAACAGCAGGTCAAAGCTGTCCCCGAGGTAGGGACGCGGCTGCGCGGTGAGTATGAGCAGGCCCGGAAGCTGGGCCGTACGGCGGCGACGTGGAACGCCTGGGTCGGGGAGCGGATCACCCAGGTCGCGGTGGCCTGGGTGCTCGGCACCGTCTTCGTCCGCTTCAGCGAGGACAACCGGCTGATCGCTGAGCCGTATATCACCGCGCCGGATGTGGCTGGGCGTGAGACCGCGCAGGCGCGGTACGAGGAGTTCCTGGAGAAGGACGCCGACCCGACGTACCGAGGCTGGCTGGAGACGGCGTTCGCAGAGCTGGGCGCCGGGCAGGCCGGCCGACTGCTCTTCGACAGCGACCACAACCCGCTCTACCAGATCCCCCTTTCGCACGACGGGGCCGGCGCGCTCCTCGCGTTCTGGCGGGAGCAGCGCGCCAGTGAGAATGAAGCCGACGGCCCGGTACTTGTCCATGACTTCAGCGACCCGCTGAGAGAGGCCGGCACTGAGGGCTGGAGCACCCGGTTCCTAGGCGATCTGTACCAGGACCTTAGCGAGGCGGCCCGTAAGACGTACGCGCTGCTGCAGACGCCGGAATTCGTGGAGGAGTTCATTCTCGACCGGACGATGACCCCGGCGGTACGGGAGTTCGGGTTCGAGGAACTGAAGATGATCGACCCGACCTGCGGGTCCGGTCACTTCGTGCTCGAAGCGTTCCGACGGCTGGTACGGATGTGGGCGGAGCAGCGTCCAGAGGTGGGCTCGTACGAGCGGGTGCGAGCCGCCCTCGACTCGGTGCACGGAGTGGACCTCAACCCTTTCGCGATCGCGATCGCCCGCTTCCGGCTCCTGGTTGCGGCGGTGGCCGCAAGCGGAATGCGGACTTTCGAGGAGGCCCAGCACTACGAGTGGCCGATCCAGCTTGCTGTGGGCGACTCCCTCATCAAGGATCGCCAGCTGGAGCTTCAACTGGGGCTTGGCTTTGCGGACGAGGGCGGCGCGGCCGGTGACCCGCTCGCTCAGTTCTCATACGCCACGGAGGACGTGGACGAGTACCCCGGGATCCTGGACCAGGGGCGCTACCACGTAGTAGTGGGTAACCCTCCGTACATCACGGTCAAGGACAAGCAGCTCAACCAGCTGTACCGAGAGCTATACAGCGCGTGCGCGGGGACGTACGCACTGTCCGTTCCCTTCGCCCAGCGGTTCTTCGAACTAGCCAAGCAGGGTGGGGCGGACGGGCACGGCTACGGCACGGTCGGTCAGATCACAGCGAACTCCTTCATGAAGCGTGAATTCGGCACCAAGCTCATCGAGGAGTACTTCGCGCACAAGGTCGAGTTGACGGAGGTCATCGACACCTCAGGGGCGGTCATCCCGGGGCACGGGACGCCGACAGTGATTCTCATCGGGCGACCTAGGGAGGGAGTAAAGCGGCAGGCGACGATCCGCACGGTGCGGAGCGTGCAGGGGGAGCCGTCGGCGCCGGAGGAGGGGAAGGAAGCGGAGGGGCTGGTGTGGCGGGCGATCGTCGAGCTGATCGACCGACCGGGGAGTGCGGGACAGTGGGTTTCAGTGGACGATCTGGAGCGGGGTCGGTATTTCGGCAAGCAGCCGTGGATCCTGGCTGATGGCGGACTTGAGATGGTTGAGACGCTGAATTCTGGATCGCGTGCCCAGCTCCGATCAGTTGCTCAGGAAATTGGCGCTGGTGCAGTAACGCGTGAGGACGACGCATTCATGGTGGGTGCTGGAGCCTTGCGCCGTTCAGGCGTCACGGACGACGAAGCGCGCCAGCTTGTGGACGGTGGCTCCGTCCGCGATTTCACCATCAGCGGAGCGACGACCTCAGCGTGGCCATATGACGAGAAGACTCTCAAGGCGACGGCATCGCCGGAATTGAGACGCTTCCTGTGGCCGTCCCGTCGCTACCTCATCGACCGCGTCGCCTTCGGCAAGTCGCAACTGGAGCGTGGGCTTGCCTGGTTTGAGTACTCCATGTTCTTCAAGAACAGGTATAGGCCGAAGTTCACGATCGCTTTCCCCTTCGTTGCTACGCACAATCACTTTGCGCTGAACCGTGCGCGGCGCGTATTCATCCGCACCGCTCCCGTCGTCGCGCTCAACAAGGGGGCGAGTGAGGAGGAGTATGTGCGGCTGCTCGGGTTGCTCAATAGCTCCACGGCTGGTTTCTGGCTCAAAATGGTTAGTCACGACAAGGGTAGCCAGGGCGTAAACGAGGGCTACAAGTCGCAGGTCTGGGAGCGCTTTTACGAGTTCACCGGCACCAAGCTCCAGGAATTTCCTCTTCCCGCCGAGTACCCCGCCGCACTCGCCACCGCCCTCGACACCCTCGCCCAGCAGCTCTCCGGCGTCACCCCTGCCGCCCTCGCAGCCAAGACAACCCCCACTGCCTCCGCCCTCCGCGAAGCCGAAAGTCGTCACGCCTCCCTCCGCGCCCGCATGATCGCCCTCCAGGAGGAGCTGGACTGGCAGGTCTACTCCCTCTACAACCTGCACTCCGAAGACCTACGTCTCTCTGACCCCGATGCGGTGCCCGACCTT
This sequence is a window from Streptomyces sp. NBC_00691. Protein-coding genes within it:
- a CDS encoding DUF5655 domain-containing protein: MWELRLFKTMDRGVSELAPRLAAAEVDVQRLVETGMEALLGVRFLASEYSTGPVHAGRIDSLGLDANGAPVVVEYKRGTDPGVINQGLFYLSWLVDHRSEFEHLVGDKLGANAAAQVLWSGPRLICVAGDYTRYDLHAVREHRRSIDLVRYRFFGRDLIGLETVATVAGRPTQGRRVQHKGLAGMGPERLVELAAAADEVLLGLGDGITKVQRKHYSAYRRLQNFASICPPQRTKVHVYLSLDPADIDLVPDFTRNVTGLGHHGTGDLEVRLRTERDLERAQDLFRSSYTAA
- the pglW gene encoding BREX system serine/threonine kinase PglW, with protein sequence MLEGRWTTVTESEHEHERRGLEAIRRRLPDEEPWRAWSNFTFTANSGHVREIDLLVTSPAGVFLLELKDWHGSVQGGGNDWVQTTPGGTQRRHGNPLHLANRKAKELSGLINDISGQPGGRPKIWVGEAVCFTDDKLRVNLPAADLNGVFTVKQLVDMLAEPPADARRRITAETSRRVDVALKKLGIAPIRRQHEVGSYLLDAKAFDSGPTWADYLGRHSQLHDLARVRVFLSERGASDAERRSVEQAAGREALVLSRFRHPGAVQLKSYLPSGHPAGPTILFDYHPETLRLDDFLVQHGKHLDLRGRLALVRQLAETVRSAHSRRVHHRTLSAHAVHIIPRDRGPRGRELSEEQRWLGPWPQIADWQIATGQSASRGRPLTLAPTNVSGFHVSEQADPYLAPELRIPKADPVRLDVYGLGVLTYLLVTGQAPGASQSEVMARLEAGESLRPSALVDGLNPDIDDLVEASTAYEPGRRLSTVDDFLEMLEYVEQAFTEKDSVGSATAAGTGGDGGSGSEADEDRGEPEKDPLEAVAGDVLAGRWEVVRRLGTGSTSRAFLVRDLAGEPRRSGTLPVAVLKVALSEAKHAVLDREAQILGRIHRDSSIIALYEREPMTLAGRRVLALEYVGDSRELKEQDRGDGKGPRRREDTVARQLRDNGRLGMDQLEAYGKYLFGAVEHLEAEGIWHRDLKPDNIAIRIRPNGTRQLVLIDFSLAGYPAKEIDAGTEGYLDPFVGVITRGSYDGHAERYALAATLHEMASNELPRWGDGAVTARQTDPKEWPYPQLAADAFEPAVRDGLVAFFRKALARDVKDRFSDLKPMERAWQALFLDAQRTTAPSSGHGTAESVGTKQEDGPQIGREDDDASVEQVRDQQAARADRTTPLSVAGLTLSAQSQLFAMGLNSVGDVLDYSARKFLTAPGMGSRTREEIQRRQKEWNLRLGKAAPAPLSAEARKAAGQEITELEQAVAESVAAGGGNVTDPQLLGALSLDALAARLVPKPSSGNARSNAKEREAVRLLLRLPNETGKLPEGLAWVRQRDVADAVGLTAGRIPQIVKKARERWYEDAALGLLREEVVELLAERGRVAPVIELADALIARRGTQHVERRDRRALALSLLRAVVERESYNNESPPLFRYFHARMPKGADPVLGLLAIDVREGVDGPDTPTLPALQEYALNLGARADRLADLESLPTAGTVLTELDAVRRPPGNLGWDERRTAEIAAAASNRAALTPRLEIYPRDLDLVRALRITQAGVVAVQPGVEEERLPGLTVDALHKRVTTRFPDLGTDPLVPRELPTGSALVRYLKQAGFELKLATRYDKVLRLIPDRPAGDATAGLTSASWGASAARRSAPTQYDADAAVAAAVKAEQRLSHSARQDGFRVLTVPHRGAEDAVGHLADEPYGVRSVSLTGLFVKELRGVIGEAARPTWETVLKADAAEPGSRAHQQLRIRTDKAWGRIEPQLRERLRQAQGPLLLTDTAVLARYDALDLLVRLAEEARQGGSPLWLLVAQSDPAKAPRLAGQSVPYQAGFDEWIVVPDAWVARKHLAPDA
- the pglX gene encoding BREX-2 system adenine-specific DNA-methyltransferase PglX; translation: MIDRKSLLADLQKQVKAAETDLEQQVKAVPEVGTRLRGEYEQARKLGRTAATWNAWVGERITQVAVAWVLGTVFVRFSEDNRLIAEPYITAPDVAGRETAQARYEEFLEKDADPTYRGWLETAFAELGAGQAGRLLFDSDHNPLYQIPLSHDGAGALLAFWREQRASENEADGPVLVHDFSDPLREAGTEGWSTRFLGDLYQDLSEAARKTYALLQTPEFVEEFILDRTMTPAVREFGFEELKMIDPTCGSGHFVLEAFRRLVRMWAEQRPEVGSYERVRAALDSVHGVDLNPFAIAIARFRLLVAAVAASGMRTFEEAQHYEWPIQLAVGDSLIKDRQLELQLGLGFADEGGAAGDPLAQFSYATEDVDEYPGILDQGRYHVVVGNPPYITVKDKQLNQLYRELYSACAGTYALSVPFAQRFFELAKQGGADGHGYGTVGQITANSFMKREFGTKLIEEYFAHKVELTEVIDTSGAVIPGHGTPTVILIGRPREGVKRQATIRTVRSVQGEPSAPEEGKEAEGLVWRAIVELIDRPGSAGQWVSVDDLERGRYFGKQPWILADGGLEMVETLNSGSRAQLRSVAQEIGAGAVTREDDAFMVGAGALRRSGVTDDEARQLVDGGSVRDFTISGATTSAWPYDEKTLKATASPELRRFLWPSRRYLIDRVAFGKSQLERGLAWFEYSMFFKNRYRPKFTIAFPFVATHNHFALNRARRVFIRTAPVVALNKGASEEEYVRLLGLLNSSTAGFWLKMVSHDKGSQGVNEGYKSQVWERFYEFTGTKLQEFPLPAEYPAALATALDTLAQQLSGVTPAALAAKTTPTASALREAESRHASLRARMIALQEELDWQVYSLYNLHSEDLRLSDPDAVPDLALGERAFEIVLARRVETGEASEEWFNRHGSEQIREIPDHWPADYRALVQKRIDAIESNRAIGMVERPEYKRRWATEGWAAMRQKALRTWLLDRMEDRAYWFDANGNPTVITLGRLAEALSADEDFTSVADLYAPQQDLAKTVRELLSEEHVPFVAALRYKPVALKKRADWEHVWDLQREEDAAPDELAKRKVRERTPVPPKYTAADFLKPSYWRARGKLDVPKEQFVSYGTANAQSPELYGWAGWDHLEQALALASHIQQAGLGEDDLVPYLAGLLELQPWLEQWHGEYDPEFGASPAAEILAFRQQKQGELGLTDDALRAWRPVAATRGGAKKAAAPKRRTSTRAAVQMSVTDNVTDAVAGAESD